The genomic region CTCGAGGGCCATGAGATTTCGAAAAACGTCTTCAGTTTTGTTATCTACCACTAAGTGTGGGACTACCAAGCGAGTTTGCATACGCTCCAAGAGTGGAACCTTTTTCATGCACGGTAAGCAATGCAATAGCCATGAGCAATTGAAGCATGGAAATATTTCCGAAAAGTTATTACCCTTTTTGATTTGTACGTCAAGTaagcttctctttttttctggTCCTTTTTCAGTTTGGAATATCAATCCTGCCATCTCCAGTTTTGTTGCACTATGTCGATGTTCAATAGGATCTCCAGGATTCTGGTCGGGTCGTTGGAAGAAATATCTCTGCAAATCAGtgaaatgttttacttttttcttatcGCATATTTCCTCCTCGCTGTTAAAAAAGTACTTACAAGCAAGCGTAAGAAAAGAAGCTTGATAGCCTGCAAACGTTGCAAACTCTTGATATAACTCATCAAGTATAAAAAATGGAACCTGATTCTCGAGTAATATCAAGTCTTGCCTTATACCATCCGTTAGCCATGGTATGCTTAATATGTAATCTTCTACATCTTCATTTCTATGACTCCTAATGAAGAGCTCAATGATAAAGATAGAATCCAGTAGAACCATTTTCACGAAATTTTCATTTTCGGTGCGTAGAGGAATCTCTGGTGCATAACATTCGCAGATCTTTTCATAGTTATCTTCAATGATGCGTGCAAACTCCTTTTGGCCTCTACAAGGCCGAGAAAAGAACGCCTTGAAATAACGTTCTTTTA from Castanea sativa cultivar Marrone di Chiusa Pesio chromosome 11, ASM4071231v1 harbors:
- the LOC142617780 gene encoding UPF0481 protein At3g47200-like isoform X1, with the translated sequence MKEHNAKYLALQAWCSKEKLAMATGATDTSLENGLPCEEIIIDITRVGDPKRAPGCCIYKVPKRLRKINEQAYTPKLISIGPVHHNKDELKDMQMVKERYFKAFFSRPCRGQKEFARIIEDNYEKICECYAPEIPLRTENENFVKMVLLDSIFIIELFIRSHRNEDVEDYILSIPWLTDGIRQDLILLENQVPFFILDELYQEFATFAGYQASFLTLACKYFFNSEEEICDKKKVKHFTDLQRYFFQRPDQNPGDPIEHRHSATKLEMAGLIFQTEKGPEKKRSLLDVQIKKGNNFSEIFPCFNCSWLLHCLPCMKKVPLLERMQTRLVVPHLVVDNKTEDVFRNLMALEQFHYPTEAYICNYVLLLDFLINNKDDVELLVEEGIIVNSLGSNEAVADMVNKLGHEIVEKKSYYHDVAEDLNKYYRNWWNQNMASLKTVYFRDIWRGTATVVGIIVLVVTVMNFLRPFVFKHI
- the LOC142617780 gene encoding UPF0481 protein At3g47200-like isoform X2, which translates into the protein MATGATDTSLENGLPCEEIIIDITRVGDPKRAPGCCIYKVPKRLRKINEQAYTPKLISIGPVHHNKDELKDMQMVKERYFKAFFSRPCRGQKEFARIIEDNYEKICECYAPEIPLRTENENFVKMVLLDSIFIIELFIRSHRNEDVEDYILSIPWLTDGIRQDLILLENQVPFFILDELYQEFATFAGYQASFLTLACKYFFNSEEEICDKKKVKHFTDLQRYFFQRPDQNPGDPIEHRHSATKLEMAGLIFQTEKGPEKKRSLLDVQIKKGNNFSEIFPCFNCSWLLHCLPCMKKVPLLERMQTRLVVPHLVVDNKTEDVFRNLMALEQFHYPTEAYICNYVLLLDFLINNKDDVELLVEEGIIVNSLGSNEAVADMVNKLGHEIVEKKSYYHDVAEDLNKYYRNWWNQNMASLKTVYFRDIWRGTATVVGIIVLVVTVMNFLRPFVFKHI